The following proteins are encoded in a genomic region of Pseudodesulfovibrio mercurii:
- the trpS gene encoding tryptophan--tRNA ligase yields MSEKQRILSGMRPTGPLHLGHYFGVIANWLKMQEEYDCYFFVADWHALTSEYADPTRIKGFIPGLVKDWVAAGLDPEKCSIFQQSQIKEHAELNLILSMYTPLGWLERCPTFKDQKEQLTQKDLNTHGFLGYPVLMSVDILMYKPLAVPVGKDQLPHLELTREIARRFNHLNNTDLFPEPADMLTEAPVLPGLDGRKMSKSYGNSIMLSEPLDEIMPKVRGMKTDENRLRKSDPGDPDICNLFPYHKLMTDPAKLPEIVKGCRDASWGCVDCKKLLMKSLEEFLTPLHERRAACTDERVREILEQGNAKARAYAVKTMEEVRKVLNFDF; encoded by the coding sequence ATGAGCGAAAAACAACGAATCCTCTCCGGCATGCGTCCCACCGGCCCCCTGCACCTCGGCCATTACTTCGGCGTCATCGCCAACTGGCTGAAGATGCAGGAAGAATATGACTGTTATTTCTTTGTGGCCGACTGGCACGCCCTGACCAGCGAATACGCCGACCCGACCCGCATCAAGGGGTTCATCCCCGGCCTGGTCAAGGATTGGGTGGCCGCCGGACTGGACCCGGAAAAGTGCTCCATCTTCCAGCAGTCCCAGATCAAGGAACACGCCGAGCTCAACCTGATCCTGTCCATGTACACCCCCCTGGGCTGGCTCGAGCGCTGTCCGACCTTCAAGGACCAGAAGGAGCAGTTGACCCAGAAGGACCTGAACACCCACGGCTTCCTCGGCTACCCGGTGCTCATGTCCGTGGACATCCTCATGTACAAGCCCCTGGCCGTGCCCGTGGGCAAGGACCAGCTGCCGCACCTGGAGCTGACCCGCGAGATCGCCCGCCGGTTCAACCATCTCAACAACACCGACCTGTTCCCGGAACCGGCGGACATGCTCACCGAAGCGCCGGTCCTGCCCGGCCTGGACGGGCGCAAGATGTCCAAGAGCTACGGCAACTCCATCATGCTCTCCGAGCCGCTGGACGAGATCATGCCCAAAGTGCGCGGCATGAAGACCGACGAGAACCGGCTGCGCAAGTCCGATCCGGGCGACCCCGACATCTGCAACCTCTTCCCCTACCACAAGCTCATGACCGACCCGGCCAAACTCCCCGAGATCGTCAAGGGGTGCAGGGACGCGTCCTGGGGCTGCGTGGACTGCAAGAAGCTGCTCATGAAATCCCTGGAGGAATTTCTCACGCCCCTGCACGAGCGCCGCGCCGCCTGCACCGACGAGCGGGTCCGGGAAATCCTTGAGCAGGGCAACGCCAAGGCCCGCGCCTACGCCGTCAAGACCATGGAAGAGGTCCGCAAGGTCCTCAACTTCGACTTCTAG
- a CDS encoding FKBP-type peptidyl-prolyl cis-trans isomerase, with translation MTAQNGSTVKVHYTGTLKEDGSQFDSSEGREPLEFKLGEGMVIAGFEKAVLGKSAGDTVTVEIPPEEGYGSPSAELVFQVRREQLPPTVELEEGIMLEIRTENGQPAYVRVTEFDDELVTLDGNHPLAGETLVFDIEIVEVA, from the coding sequence ATGACTGCGCAGAACGGCAGCACCGTCAAGGTACACTACACCGGCACCCTCAAGGAGGACGGCAGCCAGTTCGATTCCAGCGAAGGCCGCGAGCCGCTGGAGTTCAAACTGGGCGAAGGCATGGTCATCGCCGGATTCGAAAAGGCCGTGCTCGGCAAGTCCGCCGGCGACACCGTGACCGTGGAGATCCCGCCCGAAGAGGGCTACGGTTCCCCCAGCGCGGAGCTGGTCTTCCAGGTCCGCCGCGAACAGCTGCCGCCCACCGTGGAGCTGGAAGAGGGCATCATGCTGGAAATCCGCACCGAGAACGGCCAGCCCGCCTATGTCCGCGTGACCGAGTTCGACGACGAGCTGGTCACCCTGGACGGCAACCACCCCCTGGCGGGCGAGACCCTGGTGTTTGATATTGAGATCGTAGAAGTAGCATAA